The DNA region GTTACGGACTGCTCATTCGCTTTTGGTTGCTCTCCACCCTTTCTGTTGAAAACGCAGTTACCATCAGCTACGGGGCGGTAACGAATTCCCCAATCAGGACTTTCACCTGACAATTCAATCGCCTTTGCAGGCGCACTAGCGGCGTCTCTCAGAGACGCTGTCATTTGCGAGTCTCAGAGAGACTCGCCTACGTGAGGTTCTACCCGATCATTCCTGCCGACCTGCTTAGGGAACCATTCGGAAACAACTTCGGGATTCAAAAAGTAGCGGAAGGGCGCGAGCCCTCCGGTGACACACCGGGCTGCTCGCGCCGCTCCGCTACAGCCGAACTTGATTCCGAACGATTCCTAGAAGTACTCGATCTAGAATGACCACCGCATACCGAATTCTAGCCGCCGGATGGTCGTGCAACGATGTCTCTCTACTGCGTGAAGCTGTCGCGGACTTTTTGTGTGACTTCAAAATCGCTCACGACGGAGCCGACTGCCTCGTGCAATTGCAACGATTTCAGCCACACCTCGTGCTGCTGGACACCAGCATCCTCGATCCTGACGCATTTGAACTTTGCCGCCGCATCAAGAACGATCACATGGCGATGGTCGTGATCGTCACTGCGCTCACAGAGTTTGGCGACATTGATCGCGCCGTTGATGCGGGAACGGATGACTTTTTGCCCAAACCAATCGATGGAATAGAACTTCGGCGGCGAGTGGCGATTCTCATTGCGTTGAACGACACTCTTCGCTGATCCAATAGAATTTCGAAGCAGAATTGAGAGTGACCATGGCGTTCCCTCTCGCGCGGACAGCGAGGCTTATTAAATTCGGCTTATCAAATTCTTTGTGCCCGACGATTGTGCCGCTACCCGATTTCGGCAATGAGATCCGGCGTGATAGGCTGTTCGCTTATGTCTTGATATCGCAGAACGCACCCTTCGAAAAGAACGGCATCAATCATGCATTCGGATCCTGCACGCATTTTCGCGTTCCTTGTGGCCTTGTCTTTCGTCGTCGATGCGAAGGCACAGGATGCGGAAACGCCGACCGAAATCTTGCGAGGGCTGGGGGCAACCATTCGTAGTGAAAAGGTCAAGCTCACGAGCGAGATAACACCGGAAGAGAAGGAGCAAGGAACGGTGTTCCGGTTCGTTGTAATCGGATCCAACTGGAAAGGCCGCGATACGGACTTGGCACAACTGAAGTCCATTCCGAATCTGGTGTACCTCGACCTGGACAATTGTCCATTCGACGGGACCGGTAAATTTCTCCGTTCCTTGAAGCAGGTTGAATACATTTCGGTGGATGAAACCGAGGCAAATGATAAATTCCTACAACACCTGACTCATCTCTCGGAACTGAGGTTTCTGTCACTCAAGCAGACAAATATCACCGATGCTGGGCTGAAGCATCTGAGCGGATTATCCAAGCTTCAGTCACTTTTCCTGAGTGGAAACAATGTGACGGATCGTGGACTCGCCGATATCGGCAAGCTGAAATCACTCGAGTACCTTCACCTCGACGGTACGAAGGTGAGTCCGAAGGGAATTGAAGACTTCAGGAAGGCTCTTCCGAAATTGAAGTTCATTCGATGAGGTTGGTTCGGTCGCTTCACGATCCAACTCGTCGTCAGTTCACAGTATTCGGATTGCCGTCACGCAGACTGAAAGAAGCGAACGCATCAAAATGGTTGGAAACGAGCATTCGGCTGGTGCTTAGCGGAACCACTGGGCGAGCGCGGTCGCGTGCAGTTGCTCGTAGGCGTTCACGGTGGTGGATTCGTTGACGTCAGGTCGGAGGAATTCTGCGATCATTTGATCGGTTTGGTCGACCTTGCTTTCGATTCGGTGCATCCACAAAGACTTCAGCGTCCCGATGCTGTC from Rhodopirellula bahusiensis includes:
- a CDS encoding response regulator, whose amino-acid sequence is MTTAYRILAAGWSCNDVSLLREAVADFLCDFKIAHDGADCLVQLQRFQPHLVLLDTSILDPDAFELCRRIKNDHMAMVVIVTALTEFGDIDRAVDAGTDDFLPKPIDGIELRRRVAILIALNDTLR
- a CDS encoding leucine-rich repeat domain-containing protein, which produces MHSDPARIFAFLVALSFVVDAKAQDAETPTEILRGLGATIRSEKVKLTSEITPEEKEQGTVFRFVVIGSNWKGRDTDLAQLKSIPNLVYLDLDNCPFDGTGKFLRSLKQVEYISVDETEANDKFLQHLTHLSELRFLSLKQTNITDAGLKHLSGLSKLQSLFLSGNNVTDRGLADIGKLKSLEYLHLDGTKVSPKGIEDFRKALPKLKFIR